The nucleotide sequence TTTTAGTTTTCTTAGCAGTGTTGATATTTAGTTGCTGTTGAATGAGAAAATTGTACAACTCAGAAAAAAGCACAGCAATTCTTTATTAGGCAATTTCCTACAGGTGATTGAATGAAGTTATTTGATGGTAAAGGTAAGGTGAACTGAACAAGGAATCTTGCAAAGtctcgtgtagggtctatggtgtgaTACATGTAGGACAAATCTACTACTTGTACTTTTTCAGCTTATTGCTACCCATACCAATGCATTAAGAGACAACTATGACTATGCTAATTAAGTGCAAAAAAGTGCcttttcattttatgtttaaatattgtgtctgtgtgtttgacACTGCACTGCCCTTGTATGCAATTTACTCTTCCTGGTTGATAACACAATGCTTACAGATTTGAAAGAACTAAAAGTTTTTTGAATGCTCTACTCTCACTAGAATAGTTGACCTTTTAAAGTTCACATTGGCTGTGAATAACAAATTATTGATAAGCTGAGgtaattcatacttactttagCAAGATTTTTCCAATTCGATGACATTTCATTGCTTGCTGGAGTCTTAGTAGAGATTATTTTCTTAGTATTGTTTTTATTGGCTTGTCGTTTGTGAGCTTTatattgttttttcttctgGTTGGTTCTCTTTCTCCAACCACTAACTTTCAATTTCTTTTCACTCGATACCTTCTTAGAATCCTCTTTTTTCACTTTGCTATTTCCTTCATGTATGCTGATTGTGTCATTAACTTTTTCAAGTTTCTTTTTGTTAAGCCTTTTCTTTTTACCTTTCAAATTCATAACACTATTGGAATGTTTCTCAACATTAGATTTACTATCACTTAtatgttttgatttctttttcttctttttaaactttttgaGTTTTGACTTTGAAATGACACTCTGAGGAACATCACCGTTCCCATGGTTACTGTTTCCTGAAGGCTctgtgattttacatttcttgtGTGGAGTACATTTTTCTGTTGTAAGAGTTTCACGTTGTTTTCTGTTCATATTTTTTCCATGGGAGATGTGCTTCTTTGTAAGTTTGTTTCCACCACTGTTTCCATCATTCTTTATTACACTTGGTACATTCATAATACTgcgttttcttttctttgtcttgAATTCTTCTTCACCCGGTAAGTGTTTTCTCTTCTTATTTTTCTTCTCCATACTGTTGGCTTCTGATGTCTATCTAATTATGACAAATCAGAATAAAACGACTTTGAATTTACAAGGTTTGTTTTCTTTATATATTCTTCCTTATAGTAGATTATGATTCAACTTTGTGCCCATACTCATAGTGCAATATACTACTGTACTTTAAATTACCTTATGTTAAtactgaatgtaaaatattaataGATCCATGGATAGATGGactatgaaattaaaaataattgcaGTCTACAAGACCAACAACATGATACCATTGGTGGTCTGAAACAGACCACCATAGACTATTACATTGAACTAGGGAATACAAGAgaactagtagtagtagttgcaCATGTCGGCCAGGAGAACTCTGCCAGCTGTCATACCAtctcaaaatgtaaaatgatataggTTTGATGATAACTGAAGTGTCACtaacatttaaaaacaaaaatattacctGTATATTTACGCTATAGTTATATCTTACTTGGAACGACTGGTTCTCCACCTCGCTGCACGTTTCGTTTCTTGCCACCTTAACCTCTGACACGGAAGTATATACCGTGTCCATGGATTGTGGGTATATTTAAAGGTCCtgaaattgaccaatcagaatcaatattataacaacaaaattcaaataCTTACCAATCAGAGATTACCTTTCATTGTATCTCTAAGTGTGCGATTTGTAGGTTTGTTACCCATCTTCAAAATTTGAACGAGTGCATTGTTTGggtttgaacaaaaattatcCCGTGTAGCGCAAATCACGGCATATCACCAGAAAAGATCAAGACAGTGATACACGATGAGCAAGAGATATGCGCACCCCGCTTTTAAAGCGAAAACGGTTTTGGAACTGCAGTGTAAGTTTTGTGAAAACACCGTTTGCAGCCGTGGAATGAAAGCTATTCTGCTCGCCGATACGTCTGTCGAGCTATTTTCAACGGATTTCCCCACAAAGTTGTAAGTTTCAGCCTATTTCATGACTATTTGTTACAAGTATGTCACAAACTATATAGTTTTACCTTCGTTTGCTAGTGGAAGTTCTTTAGTTCCATGACTCAAATTTCGAGTCAAAATCACGAGAATATGAGATACACGTTCCCCATACATCCCCGATATTTTTATCCgtattttaatataataatgcTGAAAGAAGTCTGCCACCATTCACCCCAGCTattattttggaaaatgtaATTTCGCCAAGTGAAGCTAAAGAAAAAAGAGTTGCGTTTGCcttctgtacaatgtacatgtaacacagaATTCCAAAGTTCGCCTACGTTGAGGTTTTATAGTGTACGGACCATTGACTTCAGTTAGTTTCGTTTTGTGTTTCTTTACAGGCACGTGGATGTCTTTGGTGCCACATATACAACTCCAAGCTGTAGCTGTCGGATACGAGATGTAGCATGTACGAAATGGTAAGGcttttaaaaattacatttttattgtaCAGTAATTGTCATGTGTTCTGTTAGTCATGATTTTGAGTAAGCAAACAGTATTAGTGTATTGTTGATCAATGGTCAGTCAAAAATTAATTGAACAAATAATCATGTTCCCATATCTTTCCCATGTTTCCCCCAGTGGCAATATTGTTGGATACCATGTTATCTTACCATGTACCCCTTGTATGCAGTCGTGTAATAATGGCCATTTCTGGATGTTCCACAGCGATGCTACATTTGCACTTGACAGAGTAGATCCTACAGGTaagtacatatttgtaaaacaaacacaTGAAAGTGTTACGTATGAGCATGTGTCTACATTATATACCAATCCAAAAATTTGTGTGTTTACACATCTTGTTCTACAGTTCGATGAGAATTTATAATAAAAGTTAACCTGCAAAAAATCAGTCAAATCATGAAAATTTATATGAAAGTCGTTAATTAGGATCATGCATCCAGTGGCTCTATAAAATGTTACTTTGATCTCATTGTAGGCTGTGATATTCTGTTGTGGGGCAAGATTCCAGAAACTCTggaagatgaagatgaaatcGGAAACTACCAGTGGATGGAGGAGTGTTGTAGATGATCAAAGTACAAACCACTTTGAAATGCTACGATTGAGATGCTGGGCTTATGATATGCAACATAAAATTAGAAAATTAATTCCTTTGTTTCTCAAATGAATTCTTTTATCCCAGCTTTATTAATTTCAATGTCAGTAGACCCTGGAGTGACCTCGGCTTACATGGGTAGACATGattatttatgatatatttgGATTGTTTATGAAAGAGAAATTCAATAACATATTGCAGTTTTATTTTAGGGATACATTTTcaagatttgttattttttaatcatggatttatttcaaagttttgaGGAGATACATGTCCTTGATATTACATTATACTTTTACCCTGGATACACAAAATGACTCCtttattcatgtacatgtaatcagaTCCTCATAATaggattattttattttaatgtcaaTTCAATGCCAATGCATTacagtttcattcattttaatttgatgtgATCTTATGTTTTATGGCTACGTAAGTTGTACTTCGTTATGACAGGCAGTGTGGCTTGACTTTGAGATTTTCTTTCCAAATTTTGCACTGTTTGCATAACGAAACTGCCTAATACAAGTTACAACTCTGATCGCTATATCGTAGCAGTGATTCAAACTTGATATCTGTACTTTAATACAGGGAATTTGTTAGCAATAGATTATTTAATATATCaaatcagaatatattgtacatactgtaAATATGTGAAAGATATTAgatcaaattcttttatttttagattttattttgtcatctaTTACTATTAGATAGTCCATTTCTTCCTCACAGTGTTATAGTACCACTTCTAAAGCACAATATTGAAGTGAATGCAAAGGTTGTCTTCAAATGTCAAGAACATTGAAACATATCACAATAAAGATGTTCAGTTTCCACTTATGCTCCCAAAACTCTCAAATGGAAAATCTGAAAATGTCTATACTGTAGCCTAGAATTGAACCAATGCTTAGAGGTTGTTGTATTTTCTGAATTGTAGAATAGGACAGGCTATTGAACTGTTGTTATAGTTACAGTACAATTGTACACTCGGTAGGAGATTGCAAATTGATCCTGTGTGTGGGATGGCAATAACCCTCAGTTTATATGGGAGCATAATGTCGTCATTTATTAAACTCCTACGTAAGCCCAGACAGTTGTAGAAATGTCCTAAAACCATCCTGATATAGGACACCTACAGAaagtttttatatttgtttataacTTATAAGCAGATTTTGTTGGAGTTTTGCAATGTAAGAAACTGAATTGAAAGCTTTCATTGTGGCCGTCAGTTTGAAAGGACCTTCATCTAGaaagtataattttttttcaaaaaccttTAATCTTTACTTGCAACATATCTCAAGATATACAGACATATACCAATTTCTGTTCTTTTTCTCAGTACGAAAAGTGAAAtcacttttcatttttatgaaagTGGTAAAGTGTTCCACTGTTTTGATTGaacatatttttgttgtttgagAGCATAGCAAGATGTAGTTGTCATGACCTATGACCACTGTATACATAATTTTAGTTCCCATCAATAATTAGCAGTGTGAAATAATCACACAGAATATCTATATTTTTGTTCTACTTTGACAGTATGTCAgacacaaacaaattgtttttttgtttgttcctTTCCTGTGTACTGTAAATGACTTGTTTCAATAGTATTAATTACAATTGTATActaaaataaacatcaaaatttaGAATTCTTCCAGTGTATCTTGACAGTATGagtgaaaacaaattatgtgGAAATGTACAGgtatgaaaaaatgaaagtgaTATCCATTTACACTTCAGCAATCAAATTACCATGTAACAATAATACAACTGTTAACAGGGAAGTAAAGATATTTATGCACTCAGATGAGAACAAACATTCATTGACCCATTATCAATTCTTTGATTCTTCTTAACACATCTCCATTCTCCAATGATATCTGTCCATGCTATACTTGTCTGTTACAAAAAGttgatgaatatttatgatttaGGTGAAAGTTTTGGCAGCTCTGCTTGTTGATAAACTGTCTCTATTTTGTTAAGATTATCACAATTCGTAAGGTCACGTTTATTTTTGACCTAAGTGAGCTATCCCTCTCATAAGTTTGACAGGTCATGTTCTGTCCCATCATAAACAATCTGACACTGTCCCTTCTACATCCTTCCTTCAAAAACAAGGGGATATATACCAAAACCTATTACTAGCATGTAGTGCAATGCTGGCATGCAAGTGACAAACAATATCAGACACTGGTCAAATTTTAGATATCTCTTTGACGACAAAAGTTCCTACTCGGATGACCAAGAATCTTGAAATTGGAACTTTCCATAATTTCACAACTACCTCCTTATAATATGTATGCGAGTATATCATATGTAATAATCATGCTGCCATATTGGATATGCTGTTGAGCGTGAATGTggcatttgaaatattgaaatttatgaTTTGTTACTTTTGGTCATCTGAACAGGGactattgtaatttgtagtctgaaaattgttaaatgaGTAGCTAAGGGGAAAACCatttgattgggggggggggatttcaACTACaacatcaaattttttttttcgagaGCAGCTAGATAGCAAATTGTTTTTTGCCAAGTAGGGGTacagcaaaatttaaaaaaaattaaatttgaccTCACCATGTCGtataactttatttttaaaattaaattttctcATAACAGGAGACATACATAATGaatgtagcttatttcaaaagtaagagGTAACAATGAATGTAGATTGTAAAATTGGAAAGTAGGCAGTTAAAGTTGAATagaagtttgagggagccaagtggggaggataccccccccccccccccaccacacccacacacacacacacacatacatagttaGCCAGTTATCACTGGATATTAGTGTCTCaaactaatttgaatataaGAGACTCTTGTAAAGTATCATAAAGACAGTAACATTTAATCATGCTCCACACTGTTGACAACATGGATGTAAATGGGAGAAAACCACCTTATACCTTATACAGCAATATCGAACACagacaataacaaacctttgtCTACTTGCTAGTGACCTCATTTCTCTCCAAACAGCTAAGGCACTTCCTGTTTGGTTTAAACAACTTTCACTTGTTGATTTCTTGAGATACTTATACAGGGTGTGTGGGTGTGAGTCTAACTTTTAACAGGAAACACCCACGCAATGGTACATGTGCATGGCTTACATCAAACAAATAGTGCCTTCCTAGAATTTGATGTACTTATGAAGCTGGCTACTTGCTCATGATATTAGATGGAAGTATGTATCAATAGGAAGAGAAGAACTTTGTAAACCTATTCTGTTGACAGTTGAAGCTATCACAGTCTAGATCCTATACATAGCTGGAGATGGTAACatgtataggaaactagacTAAAGCTGTCACAGTACAAGTGGGGTTTTCACTCATGGTACATGTCATTTTTTACATGCACTCTCataacttcaaatgcaaaatacacacCCATAGAGGTGAAACTCACAATTGGGATGTGGACACAGACAAATAATCATGTTAATTGTTGAAGCAAGACAAATCCAATAGCAAGGCTTATTTTACAGACTATAGTAAAAGCTTCTGAGCTGCAATTTTCAAAAGTATGTAAACTAATACAGGGTGGTTAAGATTGACAACATTTTGTCCTgcaacttaaatgttatcactcaaaaataaagttttggCCTCAAGAATTAAAAATCTCATTTTGCAAATTAATTATCTGCTCTGTAAAAAGAGTTTTGTGATAGAAATGTTaactttttgctttgatatttctattttgaactaACAAACTAATGTCTTGTCCTATCAAAGAAAAGTTTTATccttgtattaaatattttgctctcaaaaatcaattatttattccaCAAATTTATTGTTCCTgtgtcacctgtgggccaccATAGTGATTAGATAAGTTATGATAATACTTATAATTGccaaaggaaaacaaaacatgtaaTGAGACAGGGTAACAATGTATTGTTTACGTTTGTaccaattttattattttcaggaGATCTTTGActtgaaaacagaaaaataatacAGACATATACAGCAGGTCCACAGGAGAATGATGTACCATAGTAACATAATAAAAAAGTACCTGTTTATTACAAAATACCAGGTAAAATTAATATAATCACCAACTGTGTGTTAGGTATCACATTATGGATTATCAAAATGAgttgaaattatcaaaaaatactACTTTAAATCAACATTTTACAAACGGAGTAAACATAATTGTTCTCATGATTTCTCCTACACATACTGCaggtttagttttttttttatttcaataaattcttAGTCCTATGCATTAAATAGATTCCAGATTGTAAGCCACCCTGGTTAATCCACAAAGTACGTCTATTTCTCCATATGTGTTTTAGTGATGATATcatctgaaaagaaaaaaaaagagaaggaATTCAAGAAAAAACATAACTCGTATAGTGTGTAACTGCAGTCCTATTATAGTTTGGTGTTCAAAATGCAAATACACTACACATCTCAACTCTTCAGATCTGGGTATGTATGTTACAGAGTGGTAGAAGAGGTTAAATGGGACTATAGGTAACCACTAAATGTTCCCCATTATATGTAATAAGCATTTACATGTTGTATTTATTGATCTTAATCTTATAGCTTTACTTCAATATATTGAGTCTTGCATGCAAAATGCATCTTATattaataaagttattgaaaatattgGGCCTATCATTGAAATATTGCACATCTAATTAAGCAGATTCAAGTCATATTTATgccaaacaatttttatttcctGGTGGTTTCGACCACAGTGATTATTTGTCTACACGAAATTTAGACATTGGGTAGCACACAGAAGTGCATGAAGTTTCACATATACCATACTGAGTCATGTTAGCACCCTCGCTCGAGCAAGGGCCCAGTACTTTCATTTCAGTAAGCTTTTTATTGTAAAGATTTGAGTCAACAGCCAAGCACATCCTCTCCATTGTCCAGTATTCAATACTGCTGCCAAGATATTACCCATGTAAAGTTTTAGGTACTGACTAAAGTTTagaaactcagcttgtgtcactttaagGTGACTGACTTTTAATTTGAACCTCTTACTTATTTCCCCATCAAGTGCATTTGATACAACAAAGTCGTtcagcaagatttgaaccacaccTATACCCTGGTCTGCCAAGTCATACTAATGGGTACTTGGTAGGATGTCATTGTTATGGAGTGGATTTATTCCAaagattgtatgctccctggggagttgagACGGTGTCAAAAGTTACACTGTTATGCCTTAGACAACCGACATATCTGATTTATATGTCTATACAATGttgtaaaccacaggcctctttatggCACCTTCCTAAACGTACCCACTAAGaggtattttttttctcattgcgACAGCAGAAAAAGTGTACTCTGTCTTGCTACAATGAGGTCTTTACCAAGGATAATTATTGTACAACACTATGAGCCTGACTTCATTGTTTAAAATCTCTTTATCAAAGTGAAcgttatacaaatatatgttacCTTGGCCATACACTTTTTATCTTGTGTAAGGAGAACTGCTCTACCAGTATTTTCTCTACACACTCTAGCCATCTCTACCATACCATTCCTATACAAGTCCCAGTTCTTCATCCTAGAACCACTCCTGAAATTCATACAGTATATAGATTTATAGGTAATGGAAAACCCTAATTTTGTACCAACAAAAGTTTAACATTTTCTCACAATTTATACAATTGTTTGAATACTTTTGGTTTGACTATAAATTTCATAACAACATATCCATGATTTCAGTAATAGCAATTAATGGTTATACTTAGATAGATCAAAAACTGGTTTACACTATTAATTTCAGCATTTTCAATATCCCAATCATCGGTATTCCAGGTAATACACAAACAACTAGTCAAAGGGGAAGGATACCTTttgaattcactatgtttaatAACAATTTGGATGTTAAATAAGATAAAACGTGTcagtttcattcattttcacttatcagtacagaGTTGGCAGATAGACCATTCAAAAATCTACATTTCAGGGCTCAAATTAACTTCTTCCTATGGTGGTCCAAGTGGACTACCATTTTCAGAAATCGGTAGCCCAAAGATGGATtcatgaactgaaaacagaggaCCTCcattaaaaatatatgttatgAAATACTTCCATGTATGTAAAACCTGTCTTCTAAATCCCCACACTATCAGAAGTATCTTGAGCTgagctaccagctgcaaattatggtagccccataaCAAGACTTGATATTCTGTGGATACGATACTACTACAAATATCGTACTAGATTTGAGTACAGCACCTACCTTTTACCAAATGGCTGGAAAACAAAAGAGAAACGCTGATTACTATAGAATACATTCCTGCCTTCATTTTTTGGctatctttttattttcagcTACTCCTTATTCTGATGAAAGTGCTTTCTTTCAAgatttttctcattgatttACTAGCACTGGCtacaccaatctgattaaaatccgacatctacatcggattttaatcagattgtggcTACACTAAATGGCTAATGATTTCCATTGAAAATTGTGTTCCTGGAAAAGAAAACCACATGAACACAATTTGAGGAAATTATCTAGCTAAGCATACTATTCTGATGGcaaacaatgtatataaatatgtttaaATACTACTTACTGGGACAACAAGAACTAGTTTTAAAATCACA is from Glandiceps talaboti chromosome 1, keGlaTala1.1, whole genome shotgun sequence and encodes:
- the LOC144438100 gene encoding protein FAM72B-like, which codes for MSKRYAHPAFKAKTVLELQCKFCENTVCSRGMKAILLADTSVELFSTDFPTKLHVDVFGATYTTPSCSCRIRDVACTKCGNIVGYHVILPCTPCMQSCNNGHFWMFHSDATFALDRVDPTGCDILLWGKIPETLEDEDEIGNYQWMEECCR